The proteins below are encoded in one region of Paenibacillus sp. YYML68:
- a CDS encoding ABC transporter ATP-binding protein, which translates to MLQTLRWIFSYISQVKLLYITALVLLLVSVVTNLLITISQKYIIDDVFISGNYELFPYFLMFFILMACSYIASWCFKDILFKRASDKLRLIMREEYMQYLYRMPIKDYQKERIGSFVSYLNEFINSKNVYIWTFPRLVEKLVHLLFLLAIVGYVMPELLAIIIPLSVLFIIQGKYFGSRIQALSIEKNELKAKHNVHIEEGISSSREVIAFHKAEWEMNKLKQSFQKYIDNIFDMVKLEKRQLYLTEPLRWSSNLLILGYGGYQVIQGNVSIGTFVVFYQLSIQMLDAIQGVYSSTMQFSSAYGGMFKAKHIIQGDQIDVGDVELTHAIESIVLKDVSFSYRDEQAKVLKSISLQIPIGKKLAIIGESGSGKSTIAQLLLRFYEPDEGSIEVNAVTLNHINRESWSQKVNAVLQDAYLFPDTIRANIVMGRSCSQAQLEQACHIAEIHDTIMELPNGYETLLGERGVTLSGGQRQRIALARAILGDPEVLILDEATSALDLETERRVMANIDAVREGRTTIIIAHRLSTVENADVTYSIS; encoded by the coding sequence ATGCTGCAGACGCTTAGATGGATTTTCAGCTATATTTCACAAGTCAAGCTCCTATACATTACGGCATTAGTGTTGTTACTTGTCTCGGTTGTAACGAATTTGCTTATTACGATCAGCCAAAAATATATCATTGATGATGTGTTTATTTCTGGCAATTATGAATTGTTTCCGTATTTCCTGATGTTCTTTATTCTCATGGCTTGCTCATACATCGCATCGTGGTGCTTTAAAGATATTTTATTCAAACGAGCCTCAGACAAGCTGCGACTGATCATGAGAGAAGAGTACATGCAGTATCTGTATCGTATGCCCATCAAAGATTACCAGAAGGAAAGAATCGGAAGCTTCGTCTCTTACTTAAATGAATTCATAAACTCCAAAAATGTGTACATATGGACCTTCCCGAGATTAGTCGAAAAATTGGTTCATCTCCTATTTCTATTAGCGATTGTCGGGTATGTAATGCCAGAATTGTTAGCGATCATTATTCCTCTCTCTGTGCTCTTCATCATTCAAGGCAAATATTTTGGCTCGCGAATTCAAGCCTTATCGATCGAGAAGAATGAATTAAAGGCAAAGCACAATGTCCATATTGAAGAGGGAATATCCTCCTCAAGAGAAGTAATTGCCTTTCATAAAGCTGAATGGGAAATGAACAAGCTTAAGCAAAGCTTTCAAAAGTATATCGATAACATATTCGACATGGTTAAGCTGGAGAAAAGACAGCTGTACCTGACTGAACCATTACGATGGAGCTCCAATCTGTTGATTCTAGGGTATGGCGGATATCAGGTCATTCAAGGGAATGTGTCGATCGGAACATTTGTCGTGTTCTATCAGTTATCTATTCAGATGCTAGACGCCATTCAAGGGGTGTACAGTTCGACGATGCAATTTTCCAGTGCGTATGGAGGCATGTTCAAGGCGAAGCATATTATTCAAGGAGATCAGATTGATGTCGGGGACGTGGAGCTCACTCACGCCATCGAGAGCATAGTCTTGAAGGATGTCAGCTTCTCGTATCGAGATGAACAAGCCAAAGTTCTGAAGTCGATCTCGCTGCAAATCCCAATAGGGAAGAAGCTGGCCATCATAGGGGAAAGCGGCTCTGGCAAGTCAACGATAGCACAGCTTCTCCTTCGGTTCTATGAACCGGATGAAGGGAGCATCGAAGTGAATGCCGTCACTCTCAACCATATAAACAGAGAGTCATGGTCGCAAAAAGTGAATGCGGTGCTACAAGACGCTTATCTGTTTCCCGATACGATCCGAGCCAATATCGTGATGGGAAGAAGCTGTTCACAAGCACAACTGGAGCAGGCCTGCCATATTGCTGAAATCCACGACACGATTATGGAGCTACCGAATGGTTACGAGACGCTGCTCGGTGAGCGCGGCGTTACTTTATCTGGTGGGCAACGACAACGAATCGCCTTGGCTCGAGCTATTCTAGGAGACCCAGAAGTGTTGATTCTGGATGAGGCTACGTCAGCGCTGGATTTGGAGACAGAGAGGAGAGTGATGGCGAATATCGATGCAGTAAGAGAAGGAAGGACAACCATCATTATCGCTCATCGCTTATCGACTGTTGAGAATGCGGATGTGACGTATTCAATTAGCTAA
- a CDS encoding phosphotransferase family protein, producing the protein MDILQIVNHIEVTNYTVLINRHNVAVVRGTYKNGDALIKIFGKREAYEREVECNKLLTAHNLRVPPLIDALQVDSYFIMVQKWLESVPLDQWYPKLTLEQQVHVMNQAGASLSQMQFSISTIELSQSKFWHRFEHNDFSEFSWKQYIYSQYDKWKGRIKFTEIDLQLGLDQMVNDVGIAIEGIDSVERITILHCDFIFRNLLVSTETNNLLAIIDFENALIGDPLYDLAKLTWVDLDPKKDQQQIQALIQGWNKYADTKFDHSIFNTYQALQAIAAISWVDKQEELSESNYAYRNRAIQFISNLLVR; encoded by the coding sequence ATGGATATTTTGCAAATTGTTAATCATATAGAAGTGACGAACTATACGGTATTAATCAATCGCCATAATGTTGCTGTTGTAAGAGGAACGTATAAGAACGGAGATGCCTTAATAAAGATTTTTGGCAAAAGAGAAGCATATGAGCGAGAAGTGGAGTGTAATAAGCTTTTAACTGCTCATAACTTGCGGGTCCCTCCATTGATTGATGCTTTGCAAGTAGATTCATATTTCATTATGGTTCAGAAGTGGCTTGAGTCCGTACCGTTGGATCAATGGTATCCGAAGCTCACCTTGGAGCAACAAGTTCATGTCATGAATCAAGCGGGAGCAAGTCTTAGCCAAATGCAATTTTCTATATCAACTATAGAACTTTCGCAATCGAAATTTTGGCATCGGTTTGAACACAACGATTTTAGTGAATTTTCTTGGAAGCAATATATTTATTCTCAGTATGACAAATGGAAAGGAAGAATTAAATTTACAGAGATCGATCTTCAGCTTGGCCTTGATCAAATGGTCAACGACGTCGGCATCGCTATCGAGGGAATTGATAGTGTTGAACGTATCACCATTCTGCATTGCGACTTTATTTTCCGAAACTTATTGGTATCTACGGAGACTAATAACCTGCTGGCCATTATCGATTTTGAGAATGCGCTAATCGGCGACCCGTTGTATGACTTGGCCAAACTAACGTGGGTTGATTTGGACCCTAAGAAGGACCAGCAACAAATCCAGGCATTGATTCAAGGATGGAACAAGTACGCAGATACTAAATTTGATCATAGTATTTTCAACACTTACCAAGCTTTACAGGCGATTGCAGCAATATCTTGGGTGGATAAGCAAGAGGAGCTATCAGAAAGTAATTACGCATACAGAAATCGAGCCATACAGTTTATTTCGAATCTGTTAGTAAGGTAG
- a CDS encoding D-isomer specific 2-hydroxyacid dehydrogenase family protein, translating to MRVAILDTIWSGARELFEQSGFEVNSQPEGSEVIIVRSGIKLRKDDIDYLYKSGLRLILRAGSGLDNIDTVTCKSLGIEVVAFPGLNANSVAEVTLAFMLATSHRLWEGGVGLVKGEFRKNQLWGENLTNKKIAIIGYGKTGRATTQLLLNLGVKKVYVHTRSKLNDDMNGKVISSSLEECLTADIISLHVPLTASTIDLINHENVNKLKKGTILINMARREVVNHEAVKAAILTQTISSYASDVLDPIMDHDLLSKDNVLATPHLGAQCESIQEEIARNMNEWLKKWRVEHEHIRC from the coding sequence ATGAGAGTTGCTATTCTTGATACGATCTGGTCAGGGGCACGTGAATTATTTGAACAATCAGGCTTTGAGGTGAATTCCCAGCCTGAAGGATCAGAGGTCATTATTGTGCGTAGTGGTATCAAGTTAAGGAAGGATGACATTGACTACTTATATAAAAGCGGGTTGCGGTTGATTTTAAGAGCAGGTTCTGGGCTGGATAATATTGACACAGTAACCTGCAAGTCACTAGGAATTGAAGTCGTTGCGTTTCCTGGACTGAATGCAAATAGTGTCGCTGAAGTTACACTTGCTTTTATGCTTGCAACTTCTCATCGCTTATGGGAAGGCGGAGTAGGTCTTGTAAAAGGCGAGTTTAGAAAAAACCAGTTGTGGGGAGAAAACTTAACCAATAAAAAGATAGCAATCATAGGCTACGGAAAGACAGGCAGAGCTACTACACAATTATTGTTAAATCTAGGTGTGAAAAAAGTTTATGTGCATACCCGTTCAAAGCTGAATGACGATATGAATGGTAAAGTAATCAGCAGCTCACTGGAAGAGTGTCTCACTGCTGATATTATTTCTCTTCATGTTCCATTAACAGCTAGCACGATAGATCTCATTAATCATGAGAATGTAAATAAACTTAAAAAAGGAACGATTCTAATCAATATGGCTAGAAGGGAAGTGGTTAATCACGAAGCAGTTAAAGCCGCTATACTTACTCAGACGATTTCGAGCTACGCCTCAGATGTATTAGACCCGATTATGGATCACGATTTGCTCAGTAAGGATAATGTACTTGCTACTCCTCACCTAGGGGCGCAATGTGAAAGTATCCAAGAAGAGATTGCTAGGAATATGAACGAATGGTTGAAAAAATGGAGGGTAGAGCATGAACATATTCGATGCTGA
- a CDS encoding amidohydrolase family protein translates to MNIFDADLHWIEMEHDLIKKAGLLRSRVMPRDGWDRTLGGKFPEKAISQKDLLHFMESNVISKAAIHPTRCLSLGMIQERAIAAQIAESFHQYVLEQMVQLPKDKIFPMALAVPQDIDYTIRKLPQYKEMGFHGILLLPHGHNKVLGDEEFMEFYATCEDLGMTVTIHANSFGAIGTAGYSRFAEVHCLSFPVELIRQFISMTLSGVFEIYPKLHVAFLEAGVGWMPYWINRLDDEFDKRHEELPIESRPSEILKKSKVYVSCSGYEKEIAEVDGLLGGGVLWQSDYPHWDHTNHVSVEVIKNRISEDLFRKVMWDNPLECYLKYTE, encoded by the coding sequence ATGAACATATTCGATGCTGATTTGCATTGGATTGAGATGGAGCATGACTTAATAAAAAAAGCAGGGTTGTTACGGTCAAGAGTGATGCCTAGAGATGGTTGGGATCGAACATTAGGTGGTAAATTTCCTGAGAAAGCAATCTCACAGAAAGACCTACTACATTTTATGGAGAGTAATGTTATATCCAAGGCTGCAATCCATCCTACGCGTTGCTTATCACTAGGGATGATACAGGAACGTGCCATTGCTGCACAGATTGCTGAGTCATTCCACCAATATGTGCTTGAGCAAATGGTTCAACTACCTAAAGATAAGATTTTTCCAATGGCATTAGCTGTTCCTCAAGACATTGATTATACCATAAGAAAATTACCTCAATATAAAGAGATGGGGTTTCACGGTATTCTCTTATTGCCTCATGGGCACAACAAGGTCTTGGGTGATGAAGAGTTTATGGAGTTTTATGCCACTTGTGAGGATTTAGGAATGACAGTCACCATCCATGCTAATTCTTTCGGTGCGATAGGGACAGCGGGATATTCTAGATTTGCAGAGGTACATTGCTTGTCATTTCCGGTTGAATTGATCAGGCAATTTATAAGCATGACATTATCCGGTGTATTCGAGATCTATCCTAAGCTTCACGTCGCGTTTCTCGAGGCAGGGGTGGGTTGGATGCCTTACTGGATTAATCGTTTAGATGATGAATTCGATAAGAGGCATGAGGAATTACCAATTGAGAGTCGCCCATCCGAAATATTAAAAAAATCAAAAGTTTATGTGAGTTGTAGTGGATATGAGAAAGAAATAGCGGAGGTTGATGGTCTACTAGGTGGTGGAGTGCTGTGGCAATCTGATTATCCACATTGGGATCATACTAATCATGTTAGTGTAGAAGTAATCAAAAATCGTATTTCGGAAGACTTATTTCGAAAAGTAATGTGGGATAATCCGTTAGAATGCTACTTGAAGTATACGGAATAG
- a CDS encoding amidohydrolase family protein encodes MTDKLKIFDVDQHLCDLNICDWELNVPTHLQHKAPKNVVVNGVERLWIENKLYPKESGFGVGSPMGSKAGGNVTLEKRLSWMSTVGIDGAIFTPGNLGMAIHSIEDIELKHAVCQTYREWQLEQAVIGGSHCFAGILTDPFSLPTKSFLAHEQVCSLYMRPTNAQQIHMWEEPMHNVYKLACEMDLPIILHGGTGYYQNSPVSDQYDNYFYSHLFSHTVEMQMALSELIGHGIFREYKNLKIIFVEAGVSWVPSFVARLHHHMKRLGKYIPGKGVDVYETLYNNCMFSVFNEDAEGLGNFLIENHWMKAALGSDYPHWDTMNVMGILKDVHGEIRNKVAYQNAFDFLRIGAETVK; translated from the coding sequence ATGACTGATAAATTAAAAATTTTTGATGTCGATCAGCATTTGTGTGATTTGAATATATGCGACTGGGAATTGAATGTTCCGACGCACCTTCAGCACAAAGCACCAAAAAATGTAGTGGTGAATGGTGTAGAAAGGCTGTGGATTGAAAACAAGTTATATCCGAAGGAGTCAGGCTTCGGCGTCGGGAGTCCAATGGGTTCGAAGGCTGGAGGGAACGTTACCCTAGAGAAGAGACTGAGCTGGATGAGTACCGTTGGGATTGATGGTGCCATTTTTACTCCTGGTAACTTAGGGATGGCGATACACTCTATTGAGGATATTGAATTGAAGCATGCTGTATGCCAAACATACCGGGAGTGGCAATTGGAGCAGGCAGTAATCGGTGGATCACACTGTTTTGCAGGCATATTGACAGATCCTTTCTCATTACCTACGAAGTCCTTCCTCGCTCATGAACAAGTTTGTAGCTTATATATGCGTCCTACTAACGCCCAACAAATTCATATGTGGGAAGAGCCTATGCACAACGTGTATAAATTAGCATGTGAAATGGATCTCCCTATCATATTACATGGGGGTACTGGCTACTATCAAAATTCCCCTGTTTCGGATCAGTATGATAACTATTTCTACTCACACTTGTTCTCCCACACGGTAGAAATGCAAATGGCATTAAGCGAGCTCATTGGACATGGTATTTTCAGAGAATATAAGAATCTGAAAATTATATTCGTTGAGGCCGGTGTTTCATGGGTTCCAAGCTTTGTAGCTCGATTGCATCATCATATGAAAAGACTTGGAAAGTACATCCCTGGTAAAGGGGTAGATGTATATGAAACACTATATAATAACTGTATGTTTAGTGTCTTTAATGAGGATGCAGAAGGCTTGGGTAATTTTTTAATCGAGAATCATTGGATGAAGGCTGCCTTAGGTAGTGATTACCCACACTGGGATACGATGAATGTGATGGGGATTCTTAAAGATGTACACGGTGAGATTAGAAACAAAGTTGCTTATCAAAACGCGTTCGACTTTTTACGTATCGGCGCTGAGACTGTGAAATAG
- a CDS encoding nucleotidyltransferase family protein, which translates to MDTNYIRDCHMLLEYCKTSDSSLLDQRLQEGAIDWGNLLYFADLNGLLGFLWKLTDGLEDSRVPWRVAVRLNEFIKKQENRWRNYSEVIFNLLHDGAIKGQPILLKGGAFKHTIYKESPNIRGIGDIDLLFHSSDAQRVEQYLIEQGFWLRSGKNGSTAFKELGNDRLVVDVHVGDPSKNDRNPYDTFMVFKDEAIPIGNGILTISHELSLIYACKHFCEHEEDFRKVFHQDDVRLFRLVDIFLLCRLVNFGKVKQLASELNWMNYLERTLWYVKEIFGYNFELTPGHEMGTERMSTPIGSYTWPWAIRERVLRLDRAEWLASAMGDQGKRSDWYTSKEGNKNPTLPL; encoded by the coding sequence ATGGATACTAATTACATTCGTGATTGTCATATGTTACTGGAGTATTGTAAGACAAGTGATAGTTCCTTGCTTGATCAAAGATTACAAGAAGGAGCTATTGACTGGGGGAACCTTCTATACTTTGCAGATCTCAATGGGTTACTTGGATTTCTGTGGAAGTTAACAGATGGATTGGAAGATAGTCGTGTTCCTTGGCGAGTCGCTGTTCGACTCAATGAGTTTATTAAGAAACAAGAAAATAGATGGCGTAATTACAGTGAAGTGATTTTCAATCTGCTTCATGATGGAGCTATTAAAGGACAACCTATTTTATTAAAGGGAGGGGCGTTTAAGCATACCATCTACAAAGAGTCGCCCAACATCCGAGGAATTGGTGACATTGATCTTTTGTTTCACAGTAGTGATGCTCAAAGGGTTGAACAATATTTAATAGAGCAAGGCTTTTGGCTTCGTTCGGGTAAAAACGGGTCAACGGCATTTAAAGAGCTAGGCAATGATCGATTGGTTGTGGATGTACATGTAGGAGATCCCTCTAAGAATGATAGAAATCCTTATGATACTTTTATGGTTTTCAAAGACGAAGCAATACCAATTGGAAATGGTATCCTTACTATATCCCATGAACTTTCGTTAATCTATGCGTGTAAACATTTCTGTGAGCATGAAGAAGATTTCAGGAAAGTGTTTCATCAGGACGATGTAAGGCTCTTTAGACTAGTGGATATATTCTTATTATGTAGGCTTGTTAACTTTGGTAAGGTGAAGCAGCTTGCAAGTGAATTAAACTGGATGAATTATTTAGAGCGTACCCTATGGTATGTCAAAGAAATCTTCGGCTACAATTTTGAATTAACTCCTGGACATGAAATGGGAACTGAGCGAATGAGTACGCCGATTGGTTCTTATACATGGCCTTGGGCGATTAGGGAACGGGTGCTCAGGCTAGACCGCGCTGAATGGCTTGCGAGTGCTATGGGTGACCAGGGAAAAAGAAGTGATTGGTATACATCCAAAGAAGGTAACAAAAATCCAACATTGCCTTTATAG
- a CDS encoding aldolase/citrate lyase family protein — MNPNSSSPFVGIWTQSPSKEVSQVVRRSPFLRWIAVDLQHGYWSLSELESFLSCCGTSSFNKVIPLVRTGIQPRAADINAILDAGAWGVIIPCVESVEQVSEIRMWSSYPPYGNRSVSRCFGMPNTGLQLDQYIEWSHHNLQLISMIETEKGLQSIDKIALVSDGIMFGMKDLSLSLSIHIDEVLKLVNETIAKHSGLMGKFGYVGIPDCEVKHYNPYFRSIGTIRDLLEQGISSVSR; from the coding sequence ATGAATCCAAACAGCAGCTCACCATTTGTGGGCATTTGGACACAGTCTCCCAGTAAGGAGGTTTCCCAAGTTGTTCGAAGAAGTCCTTTTCTAAGATGGATTGCCGTTGACCTGCAGCATGGGTATTGGTCTTTAAGTGAACTCGAAAGTTTTTTATCTTGCTGTGGCACAAGCAGTTTCAATAAGGTTATTCCGCTAGTGAGGACAGGCATACAACCGAGAGCGGCGGATATTAACGCTATACTAGACGCTGGAGCTTGGGGAGTCATCATTCCTTGTGTCGAGAGTGTGGAACAAGTTTCCGAAATTAGAATGTGGTCAAGCTATCCCCCGTACGGCAACAGGAGTGTTTCAAGATGCTTCGGGATGCCGAATACAGGGTTACAATTGGACCAATATATTGAATGGTCTCATCACAATCTCCAACTGATTTCGATGATCGAAACTGAAAAAGGATTACAGAGCATAGATAAAATCGCTCTTGTGTCCGATGGAATTATGTTTGGAATGAAAGATCTATCTTTATCATTATCCATTCACATCGACGAGGTACTGAAGTTGGTGAATGAGACAATAGCAAAGCATAGTGGACTTATGGGGAAGTTTGGTTATGTGGGTATTCCTGACTGTGAGGTGAAACATTATAATCCCTATTTTAGGTCGATCGGAACAATCAGAGATTTACTCGAACAAGGAATCTCAAGCGTATCTAGATAA
- a CDS encoding isocitrate lyase/PEP mutase family protein — translation MTTNTKANVLREMLKDRSTIKMGAGVHDAISAKLAEKAGFDFIWISGLGLSSVNGVPDGSLLTFGDFLPAFSMISQSVHIPVIADCDNGYGDAANASFTAVQIINRTNLAGICIEDNPYPKRNSLVSGHDRLLVTQQEMVHKISAIRDSVGDDLFVIGRCESLIAGEGIDDALLRAKAYVSAGADAILIHTKDKLAQEVAMISEKWDYSAPLVIVPTAFPQISSKQLHGMGYSMAIYANQALRAALTSIQYSYKLIKEDKANDLEMEIMKLSELFDLTSTKYLSYNEEVKI, via the coding sequence ATGACTACTAATACAAAAGCTAATGTGTTGAGAGAAATGTTAAAGGATCGTTCAACGATCAAGATGGGTGCAGGTGTCCATGATGCAATATCAGCGAAACTAGCCGAAAAAGCGGGTTTTGATTTTATATGGATTAGTGGCTTAGGACTTTCTAGTGTCAATGGCGTACCTGACGGAAGTTTACTTACATTCGGCGATTTTTTACCCGCATTCTCGATGATTTCTCAATCGGTTCATATTCCTGTTATTGCGGATTGTGACAACGGTTATGGCGACGCAGCGAATGCAAGCTTTACAGCGGTTCAAATAATAAATAGAACAAATCTTGCAGGTATATGCATTGAGGATAATCCCTATCCTAAACGAAACAGCCTGGTTAGTGGTCATGATCGCTTACTTGTCACCCAACAGGAGATGGTTCATAAAATAAGTGCTATACGTGACTCGGTTGGAGATGATTTATTTGTTATTGGAAGGTGTGAGTCGTTAATTGCAGGCGAGGGTATTGATGATGCATTACTTCGTGCAAAGGCATATGTATCCGCAGGAGCCGATGCTATTCTGATTCATACGAAAGATAAATTGGCTCAAGAGGTAGCGATGATTAGTGAAAAATGGGATTATAGCGCGCCGTTAGTTATTGTGCCGACAGCATTCCCGCAAATATCGAGTAAGCAACTGCATGGAATGGGATACTCTATGGCGATTTATGCTAATCAAGCTCTGAGAGCAGCATTAACTTCTATTCAATATTCTTACAAATTGATAAAAGAAGACAAAGCCAACGACCTGGAAATGGAGATTATGAAGTTATCTGAACTATTTGATTTAACCTCAACGAAATATCTGTCATACAATGAAGAGGTGAAAATATGA